A genomic region of Oryza glaberrima chromosome 1, OglaRS2, whole genome shotgun sequence contains the following coding sequences:
- the LOC127768323 gene encoding homeobox-leucine zipper protein HOX3 yields the protein MMGATSPSGLELTMAVPGLSSSSGSEGAGCNNNNAGGGCNMRDLDINQPASGGEEEEFPMGSVEEDEEERGIGGPHRPKKLRLSKEQSRLLEESFRLNHTLTPKQKEALAIKLKLRPRQVEVWFQNRRARTKLKQTEMECEYLKRCFGSLTEENRRLQREVEELRAMRVAPPTVLSPHTRQPLPASALTMCPRCERITAATGPPAVRPPPSSAAAAAPSPFHPRRPSAAF from the exons ATGATGGGGGCCACTTCTCCGTCAGGCCTGGAGCTCACCATGGCTGTCCCCGGCCTCAGCTCCTCCTCTGGTTCAG AAGGGGCCGGTTGCAACAACAATAACGCCGGTGGTGGCTGCAACATGAGGGACCTGGACATCAACcagccggcgagcggcggcgaggaggaggagttccCGATGGGCAGcgtggaggaggacgaggaggagaggggcatcggtgggccccaccgcccCAAGAAGCTCCGCCTCTCCAAGGAGCAGTCCCGCCTCCTCGAGGAGAGCTTCCGCCTCAACCATACCCTCACACCG AAGCAAAAGGAGGCCTTGGCGATCAAACTGAAGCTGCGGCCGAGGCAGGTGGAGGTCTGGTTTCAGAACCGTAGGGCAAG GACGAAGCTGAAGCAGACGGAGATGGAGTGCGAGTACCTGAAGCGCTGCTTCGGGTCGCTGACGGAGGAGAACCGCCGGCTGCagcgggaggtggaggagctgcGGGCGATGCGGGTGGCCCCGCCCACGGTGCTCTCGCCGCACACCAGGCAGCCGCTCCCGGCGTCCGCGCTCACCATGTGCCCCCGCTGCGAGCgcatcaccgccgccaccggtcCGCCTGCcgtgcgcccgccgccgtcgtcagccgccgccgccgccccctcgccCTTCCACCCTCGCCGCCCCTCTGCGGCCTTCTAG